One window of Bactrocera tryoni isolate S06 chromosome 2, CSIRO_BtryS06_freeze2, whole genome shotgun sequence genomic DNA carries:
- the LOC120767916 gene encoding peptidyl-prolyl cis-trans isomerase, rhodopsin-specific isozyme: MSLYKLLIGLTSILAIAEGLSFTVTSKVYLDVKHQKKPLGRIELGLFGKIAPKAVANFRHICLRGINGTTYAGSRFHRVINRFLIQGGDILNGDGTGSTSIYGDYFEDEALTVEHNRPGYLGMANRGPDTNGCQFYITTISASWLDGKHTVFGKVLDGMDTVHAIEDVKTDTDDFPMDPVIITNCGEIPTQPFEFYPDDFNIMSWVKAAGLPVMSSFIVLLIFHYFFRQLNMYC, encoded by the exons ATGTCACTCTATAAACTTTTAATCGGACTTACTTCTATACTGGCCATTGCTGAGGGTCTGAGCTTTACAGTGACTTCTAAGGTTTATTTAGATGTCAAGCATCAAAAGAAACCGCTGGGACGCATAGAGTTAGGACTGTTTGGTAAAATCGCACCTAAGGCAGTCGCTAATTTTCGACACATATGCTTGCGTGGCATCAATGGCACTACATATGCGGGTTCTAGATTTCATCGCGTAATTAATCGTTTTCTCATACAAGGTGGCGATATTTTAAATG GCGATGGCACAGGTTCTACCAGCATTTATGGTGATTATTTTGAAGATGAGGCATTGACCGTTGAACACAATCGTCCGGGATATTTAGGCATGGCAAATCGTGGACCCGACACAAATGGTTGCCAATTCTATATAACTACTATATCGGCTTCGTGGCTTGATGGCAAGCATACAGTGTTTGGTAAAGTGCTCGATGGTATGGATACGGTGCATGCAATTGAAGAT gTTAAAACAGATACTGATGATTTTCCAATGGATCCAGTTATTATTACGAACTGTGGCGAAATTCCCACGCAACCATTTGAGTTTTATCCTGATGATTTTAA CATAATGAGTTGGGTCAAGGCTGCTGGACTGCCCGTAATGAGTAGTTTTATTGTGTTGCTCATCTTCCATTACTTTTTCCGTCAATTAAATATGTACTGTTGA
- the LOC120767615 gene encoding uncharacterized protein LOC120767615 yields the protein MAKQNYCCSAKQYFSYMRNLVDTLIIVPRIIICKKLKKNELFTQTITIKNKGLYPRNLTYYTDSLQDTNINFPRFWEHTYLQPDEIFEIKVLIKPNAHSALTKCRHIYIESAHPNITFEIPIVSKSMNECYLPKSIDFPSTTLDDSTYYEFVAYNPTKDAQTLLFRTYPKNIKVTQSKNRIPPHDSIKVLLVLKVNNLNIMQDIIKTKIEILSSEIQIVHTPLINSFYINTNLLTFESLKYERETTRSFTVCNESNEDKTFTTTFFTDTEQMEENFDYKVDARQSQSYSIRSSSSFNLIHTPLTHQCDLVAYKHFRIDNENFTIEGKSSMEIPVIFHPVTLKECDFREEEPSPHKVRTILFLTIGEEMSMVRQLINFQGSIIGPEVEITPKDIYLRTVYMGEEHCTVIKVLNIDGKVNALVRFKDVYNCETAGAVVQPEEGFDLEPCKSGIFRISFFSKVVGAFVAKLRFKVRNGDMEEVNIRGHSQHARVKMFPDELDIGCVPFGIPCKRFILLVNPFMIPVALQFTVGEDGDEIPLVLNVNDADGLPVITVKDYISAMIAMAEEEFEPDAVEEPTVQLVSRSDSLLSYRSVSTEESTCSTYFEEEILEKIPDFAFTIIRKLREARHLEQKEVEECVISATLDVLLKTNYFNSLKQFANYAQMDWNIIPFNPKEIYCDKEIIYLQPNTGKTVTVLLIPNRVGLFNRALNVRICPITEEELNKQKTDFSWDLRDRFFVSSKMFTTKIWMEYACHLPIINFTQEINYESEETYIDDEVQCAMLFKNSFNVPGFFYYDVIPSDENGEMIFPENILKFFIPAFGKVVVHCTVIFRRLGKVKLSGLIKIVGNLNGSPFHIVADVKPVKIKVSTTRVYRRQKVLETTAEHIYITNDTPTVTRFTVKLKNSKYQYIEPRGAILSPEGQGTYISIFSKFYDAETYYNTLVISVANSNNIEIPLIYVVEGSPVGVEPDIFKGHDCGTLMINCLDRYESDVPKYTQEVKLTNKGKHRYCMYIDKLRNNVTKCAIELGHGHLTVSPKMLCLEPQSQGTLYITADSCEAGVIFNEFRVRTIDQEHKLKVHTTRFTATATFVEPEIHWCQKLINMEYNRTHFYKEHPVLAIACLKNMVDVKCKVWLKIVGPFKIKHLFEHNFAKIIHFPMTGLEQKEIIISLNKSAIRDEFCSTVDGRILCEANNKYQRSLQLKLKIRSPELRIMQPDMILFTRENASLTYVELRNISCLNAQYKWKKVEEKTEYVSDYDDTYKFSLDILSEILRTLDIDGSDSDEDSLYQRNLTLRYQKYRCRMHKLQDPIGVDEIINEIINNLDLEHKRYMLKVDDPYDPCLSARRCSSGEFVRKTLDAVLHGLKLEDSYDISQESIEECDSERTIHFIEKTGHISKFDTVQSALFLPPVKPGYAKTAIFVLDTVGSCPQQFDITLINLEKVMEFSSENVYLGIQPWYELFKTSVRIINVTQYPITLSISHKTVVDKSQRLSQGYAKILGEKSFDICKFKSKLLTVEGLMGFSEQFTHDILVNANKSEEQTIHFRGQGIMPIIEVVTKLARPEQEIEDILEEYELLQIIYHFDVFKSITEYDEDMPAPREEDNVSMITTKYSLSSYHTGSSKSTSSSREARFYRMMKTYVIINNNAELPHASVLEQLIETQKFIRQLRENPKSVALLRKVHQDYLKLISNYGESMPINLKHFTSQPLPFHQQGFVLNMNVLVLEQLRKFTIDLHFHGPGKLIASVRTEVKIPGLYVDFEVKKSEDHDYLFYAAEKKSPSLFGKRYRNMYERVIDLETDPKVKHAHSFDLDKTEHHTRLEVGAKQRKELQNYYNSLNKSVYEDHRHHFTLCKIFSNSKTNYYSGEARIVVLLKPEAKFFEEGQVLEDYLYIDLHLGPTLPILLRGIISKHYRKQSDSK from the exons ATGGCGAAACAGAATTATTGCTGTTCCGCTAAACAAT ACTTTTCGTATATGCGGAATTTGGTGGATACGTTGATTATAGTTCCCCGCATAATAATTTGcaagaaattgaagaaaaatgaGCTATTTACACAGACTATTACCATAAAGAATAAGGGATTG TATCCACGCAATTTAACATATTATACGGACAGCCTACAGGACACAAATATCAATTTTCCTCGCTTTTGGGAACATACCTACTTGCAACCGgacgaaatttttgaaataaaagtctTAATTAAACCGAATGCACATAGTGCGCTCACCAAATGCagacatatttatattgaatcGGCACATccaaatataacttttgaaattccCATTG tatcAAAATCAATGAATGAATGCTACCTACCAAAATCAATTGACTTCCCCTCCACGACGCTAGATGATTCTACTTACTACGAATTTGTTGCCTACAATCCAACCAAGGATGCCCAAACACTTCTTTTTAGAAc CTATCCGAAGAATATTAAGGTCACCCAAAGCAAAAATCGCATTCCACCTCACGACAGCATTAAGGTGCTGTTAGTTCTCAAAGTGAATAATCTTAATATAATGCAAGAtataatcaaaactaaaatcGAAATCC ttagcTCTGAGATTCAAATTGTGCATACTCCATTAATAAactcattttacataaatacaaatctCCTAACCTTCGAATCGTTGAAATATGAACGCGAAACAACACGGAGTTTTACCGTTTGTAATGAATCGAATGAGGATAAAACTTTTACAACCACATTCTTTACCGATACCGAACAAATGGAAGAAAATTTTGACTATAAAGTGGATGCAAGACAATCACAATCGTACTCCATACGTAGTTCCAGTTCCTTCAATTTGATTCATACGCCCTTAACCCACCAATGCGATTTGGTGGCTTACAAACACTTTCGTATCGACAATGAG AACTTTACGATTGAAGGTAAAAGTTCTATGGAGATCCCTGTAATATTTCATCCGGTTACGCTTAAGGAGTGTGATTTTAGGGAAGAAGAACCATCACCGCACAAAGTGAGGACGATATTATTTTTAACCATAGGCGAGGAAATGTCAATGGTGCgccaattaataaattttcaaggtTCTATTATTGGACCAGAAGTCGAAATCACACCTAAAGATATATATTTGCGAACTGTTTACATGGGCGAGGAACACTGCACGGTTATTAAGGTTTTAAATATAGATG GTAAAGTAAATGCGCTTGTAAGATTCAAAGACGTTTATAATTGTGAAACAGCCGGTGCTGTTGTGCAACCGGAAGAAGGTTTCGATTTGGAACCTTGTAAAAGCGGAATTTTTCGTATCTCATTTTTCTCAAAGGTGGTTGGAGCTTTTGTGGCGAAACTACGTTTTAAGGTCAGAAATGGCGACATGGAAGAAGTGAACATAAG AGGTCACTCGCAACATGCACGCGTTAAAATGTTTCCGGATGAATTAGATATTGGTTGCGTGCCATTCGGTATACCTTGTAAGCGTTTCATACTGTTGGTCAATCCTTTTATGATACCGGTTGCGTTGCAATTTACCGTTGGCGAAGATGGTGACGAGATACCTTTGGTACTTAATGTCAACGATGCTGATGGTTTGCCAGTGATAACGGTTAAGGATTATATATCCGCAATGATTGCGATGGCGGAAGAAGAATTCGAGCCGGATGCAGTTGAAGAACCAACAGTGCAGTTGGTAAGTAGATCGGACTCATTACTTTCGTATCGCTCGGTAAGCACGGAGGAGTCCACATGCAGCACATATTTTGAGGAGGAGATCTTAG AGAAAATACCGGATTTCGCATTTACCATTATAAGGAAATTAAGAGAAGCGCGCCATTTAGAGCAGAAAGAGGTTGAAGAGTGTGTTATCAGCGCGACTTTAGATGTGCTACTAAAGACCAATTACTTCAATTCGCTCAAACAATTCGCAAATTATGCACAAATGGATTGGAATATTATACCATTCAATCCAAAGGAAATTTACTGTGACAAGGAAATTATATATCTGCAACCGAATACGGGTAAAACGGTAACCGTACTGCTCATACCGAACAGAGTCGGCTTATTCAATCGTGCGCTCAACGTACGCATTTGTCCAATAACCGAAGAGGAACTAAATAAGCAAAAAACAGATTTCTCTTGGGACTTGCGCGACAGATTTTTTGTATCTTCCAAAATGTTTACAACTAAAATTTGGATGGAATATGCCTGCCATTTGCccattattaattttacacaAGAGATTAACTACGAGTCCGAAGAGACGTACATTGATGATGAGGTGCAATGTGCCATGCTCTTTAAGAATTCATTCAACGTGCCCGGGTTTTTTTACTACGATGTTATA CCTTCGGATGAAAATGGCGAAATGATATTtcccgaaaatattttgaaattcttcatACCCGCCTTCGGAAAAGTTGTTGTACACTGTACTGTAATATTTCGTCGTTTAGGCAAGGTCAAGCTCTCTGGACT cattaaaaTCGTAGGAAATTTAAATGGTTCACCATTCCATATAGTCGCAGATGTCAAACCTGTGAAAATCAAAGTTTCAACGACGCGAGTTTACAGGCGACAAAAAGTGCTCGAAACAACGGcagaacatatttatataacaaatgaCACGCCAACAGTGACTAGATTCACGGTGAAATTG AAAAATTCGAAATACCAATATATTGAACCCAGGGGCGCCATACTCTCGCCTGAAGGACAGGGTACttatatatcaattttttccaaattctacGATGCCGAAACCTATTACAATACCTTGGTCATAAGTGTTGCCAACAGTAATAATATA GAAATACCACTTATCTACGTTGTAGAAGGCTCACCCGTTGGCGTGGAACCGGACATATTCAAAGGTCACGACTGTGGTACACTTATGATTAATTGTCTGGATAGGTACGAATCAGATGTGCCGAAGTACACACAGGAGGTGAAATTGACGAATAAAGGCAAACATAGGTACTGCATGTATATTGATAAGCTGCGTAATAATGTTACAAAATGCGCTATTGAACTTGGTCATGGTCATCTAACGGTATCACCGAAGATGCTCTGCCTTGAGCCCCAATCGCAGGGTACACTATATATAACGGCAGATTCGTGTGAAGCGGgtgtaatttttaatgaatttcgtGTGAGAACTATTGACCAAGAGCACAAATTAAAGGTGCACACCACACGATTTACAGCAACGGCCACATTCGTGGAACCGGAAATCCATTGGTGCCAGAAACTAATAAACATGGAGTACAATAGAACGCATTTTTATAAAGAACATCCGGTGTTGG CCATAGCTTGTTTGAAAAACATGGTGGACGTGAAGTGCAAAGTTTGGCTCAAAATTGTGGGACCCTTCAAAATAAAACACTTATTCGAGCATAATTTTGCCAAGATCATACATTTTCCCATGACTGGTTTggaacaaaaagaaattattatttcgcTGAATAAATCAGCAATACGCGACGAATTTTGTTCCACCGTCGATGGGCGTATTCTCTGcgaagcaaataataaatatcag AGATCACTGCAATTGAAGTTGAAAATCCGCAGTCCAGAGTTGAGAATCATGCAACCGGATATGATACTATTTACACGTGAAAACGCCAGTCTAACCTATGTGGAGCTGCGCAATATTTCATGCTTGAATGCACAGTACAAGTGGAAGAAAGTCGAAGAGAAAACCGAGTATGTTTCGGAT TATGATGATACTTATAAATTCTCATTGGACATACTCTCCGAAATTCTACGCACATTGGATATTGATGGCAGCGATTCAGATGAAGATTCACTTTACCAACGAAATTTGACATTGCGTTACCAGAAATATCGTTGTAGAATGCATAAACTTCAAGATCCGATCGGAGTTGACGAAATCATCAACGAAATCATAAACAACTTGGACTTGGAACATAAACGTTATATGTTAAAAGTCGATGATCCATATGACCCTTGTTTGAGTGCGAGACGTTGCTCTTCCGGTGAATTTGTACGCAAAACTTTGGATGCAGTTTTGCATGGTCTGAAGTTAGAAGATTCCTACGATATATCACAAGAGAGTATAGAAGAGTGTGATAGTGAACGCACCATACATTTCATTGAGAAGACCGGCCACATATCGAAATTTGATACAGTGCAGTCTGCACTCTTTTTGCCGCCAGTAAAACCGG gTTATGCTAAGACGGCAATTTTTGTATTAGACACAGTTGGTAGTTGTCCTCAACAATTTGATATAACACTAattaatttggaaaaagttatggaattttctTCGGAAAATGTATATCTTGGTATTCAG CCATGGTACGAGCTCTTCAAAACATCAGTAAGAATAATAAACGTCACACAATATCCCATCACACTGAGCATAAGTCACAAAACTGTGGTGGACAAAAGTCAACGCCTCAGTCAAGGCTATGCAAAAATCCTCGGAGAGAAGTCTTTCGACATTTGCAAGTTCAAGTCAAAACTTTTGACAGTCGAGGGTTTAATGGGCTTCTCCGAGCAATTCACGCACGACATACTAGTGAACGCTAATAAGAGTGAAGAACAGACTATACACTTTCGTGGACAAGGTATTATGCCCATAATTGAAGTTGTAACGAAATTAGCACGACCCGAGCAGGAGATTGAAGATATATTGGAAGAATATGAactattgcaaataatttatcaTTTCGATGTGTTCAAATCTATCACCGAATACGATGAGGATATGCCAGCGCCAAGAGAAGAGGACAATGTCAGTATGATAACAACCAAATACTCGCTCAGTAGCTATCACACAGGCAGCTCCAAGAGTACTTCGAGTAGTCGGGAGGCACGTTTCTATCGCATGATGAAAACCTatgtaattattaataataatgcgGAACTACCACATGCTAGCGTGCTGGAACAGCTAATTGAGACACAAAAATTCATCAGACAATTGCGTGAAAATCCCAAATCTGTTGCACTGTTGCGTAAGGTGCATCAGGATTATTTGAAATTGATCAGCAACTATGGTGAATCAATGCCGattaatttgaagcatttcacCTCACAACCCTTGCCCTTCCATCAGCAGGGTTTTGTATTAAATATGAACGTATTGGTTTTGGAACAGCTGCGGAAGTTCACGATCGATCTGCATTTCCATGGACCAGGCAAATTGATTGCATCTGTGCGTACCGAAGTGAAAATACCGGGATTATATGTGGATTTCGAAGTGAAAAAGAG tgaGGATcatgattatttattttatgcggCTGAAAAGAAATCGCCCAGCTTGTTTGGCAAACGCTATCGCAATATGTACGAACGCGTCATTGATTTGGAAACAGATCCGAAGGTGAAGCATGCGCATTCCTTCGATTTAGATAAGACAGAGCATCATACACGCTTGGAAGTGGGCGCTAAGCAGCGCAAAGAACTGCAAAACTATTATAATAGTCTAAATAAATCTGTGTATGAAGATCACAGGCATCACTTcactttatgtaaaatatttagcaACAGCAAAACGAACTATTACAGTGGCGAAGCGCGCATTGTGGTGCTGCTCAAGCCGGAAGCAAAGTTCTTTGAAGAGGGACAAGTGCTTGAGGATTATCTTTATATAGAT CTGCACTTGGGACCGACTTTACCCATCTTATTACGTGGTATTATCTCGAAACACTACCGAAAACAAAGCGATTCGAAATAA
- the LOC120767915 gene encoding 39S ribosomal protein L10, mitochondrial, with amino-acid sequence MSQLIRQVTLLSCRTPITQTQRFRGKINIQRPKAPHYERAKVLAAAQYLPAEVEEPKKRTTCFERRQREADIENPYIAVIAREVRNWFEHSRMVGFYHLSSIKADDIFALRVQLHKQNMHLKAYGKKIVQKAVEGTRFEAILPLFESNNCVVFSTQQQVSQLLRITRRVPQMLLMAGIVDERLLNRNEFTAYAQLPGLQAVQGELVQTLNMAAGNVVQQLETHQKNFVNVLDVYAKGEANENAPAKEANEEEKA; translated from the exons ATGTCACAGCTAATCCGACAAG TAACGCTGCTATCCTGTCGTACACCTATCACACAAACGCAACGTTTCCgtggtaaaataaatatacaacgCCCAAAGGCGCCCCACTATGAACGTGCCAAAGTGCTAGCTGCCGCCCAATATTTGCCGGCTGAAGTTGAAGAGCCCAAAAAGAGAACAACATGTTTTGAACGTAGGCAACGTGAGGCAGATATAGAGAATCCTTATATTGCGGTAATTGCACGCGAAGTACGTAATTGGTTTGAACATTCACGTATGGTTGGGTTCTATCATTTGAGTTCCATCAAAGCTGACGATATATTCGCCCTACGCGTACAACTACACAAacaaaatatgcatttaaaaGCTTAtggtaaaaaaattgtacaaaaagcTGTTGAAGGCACACGTTTTGAAGCAATTCTACCATTATTCGAAAGCAATAATTGTGTGGTTTTCTCAACACAGCAGCAGGTGTCGCAACTTTTGCGTATCACACGACGTGTGCCACAAATGTTATTGATGGCTGGTATTGTTGACGAGCGTTTACTAAATCGTAATGAGTTTACGGCATACGCACAATTACCGGGCCTGCAGGCAGTGCAAGGAGAATTAGTACAAACACTAAATATGGCAGCGGGCAATGTTGTTCAGCAATTGGAAACTCATCAAAAGAATTTTGTTAATGTGCTCGATGTATACGCAAAGGGTGAGGCGAATGAAAATGCGCCTGCCAAAGAGGCAAACGAAGAGGAGAAGGCGTGA
- the LOC120767914 gene encoding iroquois-class homeodomain protein irx-5 isoform X2 → MLKDWLVRRRENPYPSRDEKKRLAVETGLTYTQICNWFANWRRKLKNSELERDKRSWGHLIKHYNTNARGNVEQFSISSEDSIWEEDELERDEDMGKHSDDDEYESREGGISSGTEGATSSTGGCSYDSFVQRNAKMSCFMKNQTCDKRNVRTAVIESANKSPGNSVFYGGSITTQEQQPQIIEKPNPTTHTAKYKQKMMEKYLRDTHGTHSNSMAPQCDAHTVNDGFNNKQFDVEAAIHSGDEGDGVRNGDNAALSKWLQSAARFTPDKNNYFIEWNGKTGKMEQKQRIKQLRRITIVPANSGGVTRRQSINTCPTQLELDAAEALANMAFNCRQRRRDGNHNGVRLQTVNAISS, encoded by the exons ATGCTTAAAGATTGGCTTGTGCGCCGGCGCGAAAACCCTTATCCCAGTCGTGATGAAAAGAAGCGCTTAGCTGTTGAGACCGgtcttacatacacacaaatctGCAATTGGTTTGCCAACTGGcgacgaaaattaaaaaactcaGAGCTGGAGCGCGATAAAAGATCTTGGGGTCATCTTATTAAGCATTATAATACAAACGCACGTGGGAATGTGGAGCAATTTAGTATATCTTCGGAAGATAGCATTTGGGAAGAAGATGAACTGGAGCGCGACGAAGACATGGGTAAGCACAGTGATGACGACGAATATGAATCACGTGAAGGTGGCATTTCTAGCGGCACCGAAGGTGCAACCAGCTCAACAGGCGGTTGTAGCTATGATAGTTTTGTCCAGAGAAACGCCAAAATGAGCtgttttatgaaaaatcaaACATGCGATAAACGCAATGTAAGAACAGCGGTTATTGAGAGCGCAAATAAATCGCCAGGCAACTCTGTATTTTATGGTGGCTCAATAACAACACAAGAACAACAGccacaaattattgaaaagccAAACCCAACCACTCACACAGCAAAGTACAAACAGAAAATGATGGAAAAGTATCTGCGCGATACGCATGGCACACATTCAAATTCAATGGCACCACAATGCGATGCACACACTGTCAATGATGGATTTAACAACAAGCAGTTTGATGTCGAAGCAGCTATTCATAGTGGCGATGAAGGAGATGGTGTTCGTAATGGCGATAATGCAGCGCTGTCCAAATGGTTGCAGAGTGCTGCACGCTTTACGCCTGATAAAAACAACTACTTTATCGAGTGGAATGGCAAAAC cgGCAAAATGGAACAGAAACAACGCATAAAACAATTACGGCGCATCACCATTGTACCAGCCAACTCCGGTGGCGTCACGCGACGTCAATCCATAAATACCTGCCCTACACAACTAGAATTAGACGCCGCAGAAGCATTGGCAAATATGGCATTTAATTGCCGACAACGGAGAAGGGATGGCAATCATAACGGTGTGCGTCTACAGACTGTCAATGCAATTAGTTCCTAG
- the LOC120767914 gene encoding uncharacterized protein LOC120767914 isoform X1, whose translation MEKFMTGRPQRNRRHSRRAWPPEDDLHQPRLVKRLFTPEIKRMLKDWLVRRRENPYPSRDEKKRLAVETGLTYTQICNWFANWRRKLKNSELERDKRSWGHLIKHYNTNARGNVEQFSISSEDSIWEEDELERDEDMGKHSDDDEYESREGGISSGTEGATSSTGGCSYDSFVQRNAKMSCFMKNQTCDKRNVRTAVIESANKSPGNSVFYGGSITTQEQQPQIIEKPNPTTHTAKYKQKMMEKYLRDTHGTHSNSMAPQCDAHTVNDGFNNKQFDVEAAIHSGDEGDGVRNGDNAALSKWLQSAARFTPDKNNYFIEWNGKTGKMEQKQRIKQLRRITIVPANSGGVTRRQSINTCPTQLELDAAEALANMAFNCRQRRRDGNHNGVRLQTVNAISS comes from the exons ATGGAGAAATTTATGACGGGCCGTCCGCAACGTAATCGACGACATAGCAG ACGCGCCTGGCCGCCAGAAGATGATCTACATCAACCGCGTCTTGTTAAGCGACTTTTCACGCCCGAGATTAAGCGCATGCTTAAAGATTGGCTTGTGCGCCGGCGCGAAAACCCTTATCCCAGTCGTGATGAAAAGAAGCGCTTAGCTGTTGAGACCGgtcttacatacacacaaatctGCAATTGGTTTGCCAACTGGcgacgaaaattaaaaaactcaGAGCTGGAGCGCGATAAAAGATCTTGGGGTCATCTTATTAAGCATTATAATACAAACGCACGTGGGAATGTGGAGCAATTTAGTATATCTTCGGAAGATAGCATTTGGGAAGAAGATGAACTGGAGCGCGACGAAGACATGGGTAAGCACAGTGATGACGACGAATATGAATCACGTGAAGGTGGCATTTCTAGCGGCACCGAAGGTGCAACCAGCTCAACAGGCGGTTGTAGCTATGATAGTTTTGTCCAGAGAAACGCCAAAATGAGCtgttttatgaaaaatcaaACATGCGATAAACGCAATGTAAGAACAGCGGTTATTGAGAGCGCAAATAAATCGCCAGGCAACTCTGTATTTTATGGTGGCTCAATAACAACACAAGAACAACAGccacaaattattgaaaagccAAACCCAACCACTCACACAGCAAAGTACAAACAGAAAATGATGGAAAAGTATCTGCGCGATACGCATGGCACACATTCAAATTCAATGGCACCACAATGCGATGCACACACTGTCAATGATGGATTTAACAACAAGCAGTTTGATGTCGAAGCAGCTATTCATAGTGGCGATGAAGGAGATGGTGTTCGTAATGGCGATAATGCAGCGCTGTCCAAATGGTTGCAGAGTGCTGCACGCTTTACGCCTGATAAAAACAACTACTTTATCGAGTGGAATGGCAAAAC cgGCAAAATGGAACAGAAACAACGCATAAAACAATTACGGCGCATCACCATTGTACCAGCCAACTCCGGTGGCGTCACGCGACGTCAATCCATAAATACCTGCCCTACACAACTAGAATTAGACGCCGCAGAAGCATTGGCAAATATGGCATTTAATTGCCGACAACGGAGAAGGGATGGCAATCATAACGGTGTGCGTCTACAGACTGTCAATGCAATTAGTTCCTAG